TTGACACGCCCCGCCACGTATAAGCGGAAACCTCCATTTAACAAAACCTGATTCACAAAAGCAATATGACCCTCACCGCTTAATACACTTTCCGCCACTTCAAGCTGCTTCGCAGCCGTCCAGACCAGTTCCGGCACGGGCATATCCAGTTCATAGGCTGCAGGATCAACCAATTCCAACTTCATATCGCCGTCTTCCACAACGTATACGCGGGTTGGCCGATCAATATACAGGTCCTCAGAACCTTCCATCCCCTGTACAACATAAGCACGCAGATAGTTAAACCGGGTGAGCAACTTCGCAATCCGATCCAGGAAGGTATTATGAAACACACCAAACACCAGATACGGTGAATGGTTATAATCAATCAGTTTCTCTGCTGTGTTAAACACCGTTCGAAAGCCCAACTCTTCCCGTAACGGACGAAGCTTACGAAGAGGTGCGCACCAATCCTCGGAGGACACGTACATGACACCCGAACGCAATGCAGCGCTCCGGGCATCTTCCCGATCCATCTTGTGTGTATCAATGCCCACTTCCTTCAAAAGTACAGACAACGTGACGCCCCACTTGGGTGGTAAAGGATCACTCCCATGTAAAGTCACCGGCAACCCAGCCGCCGCGAGTACAAATGCAACCGGAAACGTGGCCATGAACGACTTTGTCCGTCCATCATAAGGACCCGCGCAATCTAATCCATCCTGAAATATGGAGAAACGTTCCGCACTGTTACGACAAGCATGAACAAAAGCTTCCAGTTCCTCGACGTTTTCCATTTTCATACGTTCAGCCATTAGAAACGCAGCCGTCATT
This Paenibacillus xylanexedens DNA region includes the following protein-coding sequences:
- a CDS encoding anthranilate phosphoribosyltransferase, whose translation is MAERMKMENVEELEAFVHACRNSAERFSIFQDGLDCAGPYDGRTKSFMATFPVAFVLAAAGLPVTLHGSDPLPPKWGVTLSVLLKEVGIDTHKMDREDARSAALRSGVMYVSSEDWCAPLRKLRPLREELGFRTVFNTAEKLIDYNHSPYLVFGVFHNTFLDRIAKLLTRFNYLRAYVVQGMEGSEDLYIDRPTRVYVVEDGDMKLELVDPAAYELDMPVPELVWTAAKQLEVAESVLSGEGHIAFVNQVLLNGGFRLYVAGRVNSIEEGIYTCQGLLESGAAYRLYQQWCVSMGGELPDSRAVSIYPASSR